GGGCGGCGCGCCCGGTACCGCTGTTCGATCCGGGCGTGATCGGGTGTGCCTCGATGAACTGACGGTCCTCGGCGGTGAGGTTGCGCGTGACCAGGACGTGCAGCGCGTGGCCGTCGAATCGGAAGATCGCGGCCTGCTCGGCCTCGCAGAGGCGAACGGCGTTGTCGGAGAGCGTCTCGAAGACCGGCTGCAAGTCGAACGTGGACCGCCCGATGACCTTGAGCAGCTCGCTGGTGGCCGTCTGCTGCTCGAGCGCCACGCGCAGCTCGGCGTTGCGCGTCTCCAGCTCGGTGAACAGGCGCACGTTCTCGATTGCGATGACCGCCTGGTCGGCGAAGGTCTCAAGGAGTTCGACCTGCTTCTCCGTGAAAGGTCTCACCTCTGCACGCCGCAGGTTGATGGTGCCCACCGGCGCCCCTTCCCGGAGCAACGGAACGACCAGCGTCGTCCGGTAGCCGAACTCACGCGCCAGGGTACAGCCGAGCGGGAACTCATCCGCCTCGGCCTGGAGATCGAGCACGTGAACGGCCCGCCGCTCGAGCACCGCACGCCCCGCGACGCTCCCACGCTCGACTGGAATCAGTCGGCCGGCGGGCCCCGGAATGGGGCCGTGGTGGGCGGCCACCTTCAGCTCGGCGCCGTCCAGGTAGAAGATCTCTGCGTCGCGGGCACCGCAGAAGCGCGCCGCGCTCGTCACCAATGTGCTCAACACCGGCTGGATATCCGTCGGTGAGGTACTGATGACCCTCAGGACATCTGCCGTGGCAGTCTGCTGCTCCAGCGCCTCTCCGAGATCGGCGTTCTTGGCCTGCAGCTCGCCGAGCAGCCGGGCGTTCTCGATGGCGATCACGGCCTGGTCGGCGAAGGTGGCGACGAGCTCGATCTGCTTATCGGTGAACGCGCGGACCTCGGTCCGCCACAAGAAGAACAGCCCGACCAGACCGTCCTGCTTCAGCATGGGCACCGCCAGCACCGTGCGGTAGCCGCCGATCCGCTGGGATTCGTGCTGCTCCCACTCCGGGTCGGCCACGGCGTCGAGGATGTGAATCGTCCGGTGCTCCAGGGCGGCGCGGCCGATCGCCGACCCGCGCCCCGGCCGGGTCACGTTCCGACGCCAGTGGTCGCGGAACTCCGGATTCGATCCGTGCTCGGCGAGGAACCGGAACACCTCCCCGTCGAATTGCGCGATCAGGGCGCCTTCCGCGCCGGCCAGGCGCGCCGCATTCTCCACCAGGGTCTGGAGCACCGGTTGCAGATCGAACGTGGAGCGGCTGATCAGCTTGAGCACGTCGCTGGTGGCGGTCTGCTGATCGAGAGCGGCCGAGAGCTCGGCGTTCCGGCTCTGCAGCTCGCCGAACAGCCGCGCGTTGTCGATGGCGATCATGGCCTGGTCGGCGAAGGTCCGAAGCAGCGTGAGCTCGGCGGAACTGAAATCGCCTGCCTGGGCCCGGGTGATCGCGATCACGCTCCCGAAGTCCGGCCCGCGGAGGATCGGCACCACCGCAACCGAGCGGAAGCCGCGCAGCCGGGAGTGGTCGCGGATGAGCGGGTTCAGGGTGGGGTCGGTGTCGACGTCGGCGACATGCTGCGCCGCTCCGGTCAGCACCGCGCGCCCGTAGGGAGTGTCCGGGTCCGGCGGTTGTGGCGTCCCCATCTGCGCCATGAACGCCTCGCTGCTCCCGGGCAAGCCGCCGCGCGCGGCCACCGCGTGGATGAGCCCGTTCTCGTAGCGGAAAACCGAGGTGGACCAGGCCCCGAAGAGCCGCAGGGCGCTCTCGGCGATCGCCTCGAAGATCGGCTGCACGTCGGCGGGCGAGGCCGAGATCAGGCTCAGGACCGCGCCGGTGGCCGCTTGGCGCTCGTTGGCTTCAGCTAGCTCCTGCTCGAGCCGGCCGCGCCGGGCGCGCTCCTCGACCAGGGAAGCCTGGAGCGCCTCGACCAGGGCGGCCAGATCAGCGTTGGTCTGCGGCGTCATCACTCGGCCTCGGGGAGGTCAGACTTTGGGCGCCACACTGTAGCACACCGCCGAGTAGCACACCGCCGAGCGCGAACGGTCGAGCGTCAGCCTCCGGCTTGGCGCGGCGGGGCCGCGGGCGCCTTCGACTCACGCGCATAGAGCCGCAGCACCGACACCGCGAGCGCCATGATCACCGGCCCGGCGATCAGCCCGGCCAGGCCCATGGTCTCGAGGCCGCCGAACAGCGAGAGGAAGGTCAGGACCGGCGGCATGCCCTCCTCGCCCACCAGCCGCGGGCGGATCACGTAGTCGCTGAACCCGACCACCACCAGCGCGCCCCAGACGAGCAGGACGATGGCCAGCGTGGGATGGCCGGTGGCGAACAGATAGAGGCCAGCCGGCACCCACACGAGCAGCGTGCCCACCGCGGGCACCAGCGAGGCCAGCGCGGTGGCGATGCCGAGGAACACCGGCTTGGGCACGCCGGTGATCCAGTATCCGACTCCCGCGAGCACGCCCTGGACGAGGCCCGTCACCACCGTGCCGGCCAGCGTGATGCGGCCCACCCGGCGGAACTCCTCGAGGAGCGCGCGCGTGTACTGGGTGCGCAGCGGCGAGACGTGCTCCAGCGCGCTGACGATGCGCGGCCAGTAGCGCTGCATCACGTGCATGGCGAGCAGGGCGAAGAAGACGCCCAGCAGGAGATTGAGGGTACGCGAGGCCACCGTGCCCGCGACCGCCGCGGATCCCGACGCGATCTCCCCCGCGCCCGCGCGGAGCCGCTCGGTCACGACCTCGGTGGACAGGCCCACGCGTTCGAGCCAGCCGGTGACCATGCCGAGCCAGACGGTCAGCATGCCGCCCGGCTTCAATTCCTCTCGCACCGCGACGGCGAGCGCGCCCGCCTGGTCGACGAAGAGCGAGGCGAAGCCGGCCAGGCAGCCGAGGATCGTGAGGCCGGCGATCAGGACCACCGTGACGGAGGCGACGAACGGTCGGCCGCTCCACGCGGCCAGGCGCAGGTAGAGCGGCTGGCAGGTGAAGCCCATGAAGGCGCCGAGCAGGAGCCCGGTGGCGAACGGCCACGCCAGCCAGATGATGGCCAGCACCGCGCCGCCGGCGAGCCAGGCGAGCGCGCGCTCGCCGTTCACCGCGGCCTCAGCGCATCATGCGCGGCAGCCAGAGCGCGATGATCGGGAAGGCCACCAGGATCGCCAGCCGCGCCACGTCGGCCCACATGAAGGGCATCACGCCCCGGAACACGGTGCCGGTCGGCACCTCGGGCAAGAGCGTCTTGAGCACGAACATGTTCATGCCCACCGGCGGACTGATGAGGCCGATCTCCACCACGCATACGATGATGATACCGAACCAGACGGGGTCGAAGCCGAGATGCACGACGATGGGGAAGAACACCGGCATGGTGAGCAGGACCATGGATAGCTCCTCCATGGCGGTGCCCAGGATCACGTAGATCACGCAGATCGCCGCCACCACCATCAGCGGGGAGAGGCCCATGCGCGAGACGAGAGTGGTGAGATCGGACGGCATGGTGGTGATGTTGATGAACTCGGCGAACATGAGCGCGCCGATCAGGATCATGAACAGCATCGACGTGGTGCGGGCCGACTCCAGCAGCGCCTCGTAGAGGCTCCGCCAGCTGAGCGCGCGCCGGGCCAGCGCGAACACGAGGGCGCCCATCGCGCCCATCGCCGCCCCCTCGGTGGCGGTGAACAGGCCGCCGTAGATGCCGCCCATGACGAAGAGAAACAGCAGGGCCACCGCCCACACGTCCTTCAACGCGCTCCACCGCTCCCGCCACGAGGACCGTTGCCCGGGCGGGCCCCAGGTGGGATGACGCCACGTGGTGCAGAGGATCGCGATGCAGAGCAGGACCGCGCCGAGGATGCCGGGCAGCACCCCCGCCGCGAACAGCTTGCCGATGTTGGTCTCGGTGAAGACACCGTAGATGATCATGATCGTCGATGGCGGGATCATGATGCCGAGCGTCCCCGCCCCCGCCACCGTGCCCGCGGCGAGCTGATCGTGGTAGCCGAAGCGCTTCATGGACGGATAGGCCACCTTGGCCATGGTGGCCGCGGTGGCGATCGACGAGCCGCAGATGCCGCCGAAGCCGGCCGAGGCCCAGACGGTGGCCATGGCGAGGCCGCCGCGGAAGTGGCCGATGAAGGCGTAGGCGGCGCGGAAGAGCTCCTGCGACATGCCGGCGCGGGTGACGAAGTTGCCCATCAGGATGAAGAGCGGCACCACCGACAGCGTGTAGTTGCGCCCGGTCTCGTAGATCTTGGTCTGCGCGGTCGCGAAGGCCACCCACCAGTTCCAGTCGCGCATGTAGGCGTAGCCGACGATGCCCACGATGCCCATCGCGTAGGAG
This portion of the Candidatus Methylomirabilota bacterium genome encodes:
- a CDS encoding GAF domain-containing protein, which codes for MTPQTNADLAALVEALQASLVEERARRGRLEQELAEANERQAATGAVLSLISASPADVQPIFEAIAESALRLFGAWSTSVFRYENGLIHAVAARGGLPGSSEAFMAQMGTPQPPDPDTPYGRAVLTGAAQHVADVDTDPTLNPLIRDHSRLRGFRSVAVVPILRGPDFGSVIAITRAQAGDFSSAELTLLRTFADQAMIAIDNARLFGELQSRNAELSAALDQQTATSDVLKLISRSTFDLQPVLQTLVENAARLAGAEGALIAQFDGEVFRFLAEHGSNPEFRDHWRRNVTRPGRGSAIGRAALEHRTIHILDAVADPEWEQHESQRIGGYRTVLAVPMLKQDGLVGLFFLWRTEVRAFTDKQIELVATFADQAVIAIENARLLGELQAKNADLGEALEQQTATADVLRVISTSPTDIQPVLSTLVTSAARFCGARDAEIFYLDGAELKVAAHHGPIPGPAGRLIPVERGSVAGRAVLERRAVHVLDLQAEADEFPLGCTLAREFGYRTTLVVPLLREGAPVGTINLRRAEVRPFTEKQVELLETFADQAVIAIENVRLFTELETRNAELRVALEQQTATSELLKVIGRSTFDLQPVFETLSDNAVRLCEAEQAAIFRFDGHALHVLVTRNLTAEDRQFIEAHPITPGSNSGTGRAA
- a CDS encoding AI-2E family transporter, with the translated sequence MNGERALAWLAGGAVLAIIWLAWPFATGLLLGAFMGFTCQPLYLRLAAWSGRPFVASVTVVLIAGLTILGCLAGFASLFVDQAGALAVAVREELKPGGMLTVWLGMVTGWLERVGLSTEVVTERLRAGAGEIASGSAAVAGTVASRTLNLLLGVFFALLAMHVMQRYWPRIVSALEHVSPLRTQYTRALLEEFRRVGRITLAGTVVTGLVQGVLAGVGYWITGVPKPVFLGIATALASLVPAVGTLLVWVPAGLYLFATGHPTLAIVLLVWGALVVVGFSDYVIRPRLVGEEGMPPVLTFLSLFGGLETMGLAGLIAGPVIMALAVSVLRLYARESKAPAAPPRQAGG
- a CDS encoding TRAP transporter large permease; translation: MIEGLIGLVAMMALAFLRVPISYAMGIVGIVGYAYMRDWNWWVAFATAQTKIYETGRNYTLSVVPLFILMGNFVTRAGMSQELFRAAYAFIGHFRGGLAMATVWASAGFGGICGSSIATAATMAKVAYPSMKRFGYHDQLAAGTVAGAGTLGIMIPPSTIMIIYGVFTETNIGKLFAAGVLPGILGAVLLCIAILCTTWRHPTWGPPGQRSSWRERWSALKDVWAVALLFLFVMGGIYGGLFTATEGAAMGAMGALVFALARRALSWRSLYEALLESARTTSMLFMILIGALMFAEFINITTMPSDLTTLVSRMGLSPLMVVAAICVIYVILGTAMEELSMVLLTMPVFFPIVVHLGFDPVWFGIIIVCVVEIGLISPPVGMNMFVLKTLLPEVPTGTVFRGVMPFMWADVARLAILVAFPIIALWLPRMMR